In Hydrogenovibrio marinus, a single genomic region encodes these proteins:
- the pgsA gene encoding CDP-diacylglycerol--glycerol-3-phosphate 3-phosphatidyltransferase, with protein sequence MLMTWTRVALIPVFLICYFSPIPDARFWAGLAFMIAAITDWFDGFLARRLNVSSKLGAFLDPVADKLIVSAALIVVSVEYQNLWVTLSAIVIMMREISISALREWMAENNAREVVAVSKLGKIKTASQLAALTWLIYGGSLWGINWGELGFPMLYFAAALTIITWWQYSVAALPVLRDAAQDENH encoded by the coding sequence ATGTTAATGACCTGGACAAGAGTTGCCTTGATTCCGGTTTTTTTAATCTGTTATTTTTCTCCTATTCCTGACGCGCGTTTCTGGGCGGGCTTGGCATTTATGATTGCCGCCATCACCGACTGGTTTGATGGGTTTCTAGCGAGAAGGCTGAATGTCAGCAGCAAACTGGGTGCATTTCTTGACCCAGTGGCAGACAAGTTGATTGTCTCGGCAGCGTTGATTGTCGTTTCGGTGGAATATCAAAACCTATGGGTGACTTTATCCGCTATCGTTATCATGATGCGTGAAATCAGTATCTCTGCATTACGCGAGTGGATGGCAGAAAACAATGCACGCGAAGTGGTCGCGGTTTCCAAGCTAGGAAAGATAAAGACAGCTTCCCAATTAGCGGCTTTGACGTGGTTGATTTATGGCGGCAGCTTGTGGGGCATTAACTGGGGTGAACTTGGCTTCCCAATGCTTTATTTTGCCGCAGCCTTAACGATTATTACTTGGTGGCAATATTCTGTGGCGGCACTTCCCGTTTTAAGGGATGCAGCTCAAGACGAAAATCACTAA
- a CDS encoding NAD(P)-dependent alcohol dehydrogenase — protein MTITAHGYANHSPTDKLETFSFERRAPLAEDVVIDIQYCGICHSDIHSARNEWGGTIYPFVPGHEIVGRVTAVGNNVSKFKKGDLVGIGCLVDSCRHCEPCNHGLEQYCENGWTGTYNSEDKIGGTKHNVTYGGYSDTITVDQRFVLNIPENLDAAGSAPLLCAGITTYSPLRHWKVGPGQKVGVIGLGGLGHMGVKFAHAMGAHVVMITTSPEKGKDARKLGADEVLLSTDAEAMSAAAGTFDFLLNTIPVGHNTDPYMNLLKLDSTMVIVGAVEALTNVSGVPFIFKRRNMAGSLIGGLPETQEMLDFCGKHNITCDIELIDMKDVNTAYDRTVAGDVKYRFVIDMATL, from the coding sequence ATGACTATTACGGCACATGGATATGCAAATCATAGTCCTACAGATAAATTAGAAACATTTAGCTTTGAGCGCAGAGCCCCTCTTGCTGAAGACGTTGTAATAGATATTCAATATTGCGGAATTTGTCACTCAGACATCCATTCTGCCCGTAATGAGTGGGGAGGAACCATTTATCCGTTTGTACCCGGACATGAAATTGTTGGTCGTGTCACTGCTGTTGGCAATAATGTAAGTAAATTTAAAAAAGGTGACCTTGTCGGCATTGGGTGCTTAGTCGACAGTTGCCGCCACTGTGAGCCATGTAATCACGGATTAGAACAATATTGTGAAAACGGCTGGACGGGAACCTACAACAGTGAAGACAAAATAGGCGGCACCAAACACAATGTTACCTATGGCGGCTATTCAGATACCATCACCGTCGACCAGAGATTCGTTCTAAATATTCCAGAAAACCTAGATGCAGCTGGTTCGGCTCCTCTACTTTGTGCAGGTATTACGACCTACTCTCCTCTTCGTCATTGGAAAGTTGGGCCAGGGCAAAAAGTCGGTGTGATAGGACTAGGTGGACTTGGCCACATGGGCGTTAAGTTTGCCCATGCTATGGGCGCTCATGTTGTCATGATTACAACCTCACCCGAAAAGGGAAAAGATGCTAGAAAGCTAGGCGCTGATGAAGTTCTACTCTCTACTGATGCTGAAGCAATGTCAGCAGCCGCAGGCACTTTTGACTTTCTTCTAAACACAATTCCTGTAGGTCACAATACCGATCCTTATATGAATCTACTGAAGCTTGATTCAACAATGGTCATCGTAGGTGCGGTTGAAGCGCTTACGAATGTTAGTGGCGTGCCATTCATTTTTAAACGCCGTAACATGGCAGGTTCGCTTATTGGGGGCTTACCTGAAACTCAAGAGATGCTCGACTTCTGCGGAAAACACAATATCACATGTGATATTGAACTGATTGACATGAAAGATGTAAATACCGCATATGACCGAACAGTTGCAGGAGATGTTAAATATCGCTTTGTAATAGATATGGCGACACTTTAA
- a CDS encoding (R)-mandelonitrile lyase, with the protein MKDISKAHFSRRKFLFFSLATAVSFNASNLAYANNSKKENMMVLVKHSEHKAVDGPADYFTGNVTIDSMFQPEGDRSYSSAIVNFEASARTTWHTHPKGQTLMILSGEGRAQIEGQEIFKLEPGDVVWFPANVRHWHGAAPDQAMSHVAITGESNGKVVDWMEHVTDQDYLGKGV; encoded by the coding sequence ATGAAAGACATAAGTAAGGCACATTTTAGTAGGCGAAAATTTCTGTTCTTTTCTTTGGCTACTGCAGTGTCATTTAATGCCTCAAACCTTGCTTATGCTAATAACTCTAAAAAGGAGAACATGATGGTTTTAGTTAAACACAGTGAGCATAAAGCTGTTGATGGCCCTGCCGACTACTTTACGGGTAATGTCACAATTGATTCCATGTTTCAACCTGAAGGCGATAGAAGTTACAGTAGCGCTATTGTAAATTTCGAAGCCAGTGCTAGAACAACTTGGCACACGCACCCCAAAGGACAAACTCTTATGATTCTTTCTGGCGAAGGGCGTGCTCAAATTGAAGGTCAAGAGATCTTTAAATTAGAGCCTGGTGATGTTGTTTGGTTCCCAGCAAATGTAAGGCACTGGCACGGCGCCGCTCCCGATCAAGCAATGTCTCATGTCGCTATTACAGGAGAAAGCAACGGTAAAGTCGTAGATTGGATGGAACATGTTACAGATCAAGATTATTTAGGTAAGGGAGTATAA
- a CDS encoding NAD(P)-dependent alcohol dehydrogenase: MCDKCNGLTRREFIQTTAASGAALMLSGTSAMASTKELHNGNIKSRGYAATDTSGVLKPWSFERRPVGDNDVLIETKYASICHSDIHQMKGHWGPQQYPQVPGHEIAGVVTAVGKNVTKFKIGDRAGVGCMVSGNPECESFKQGEEQYCPDTTFTYGYPEASSPTGISQGGYSTNIVVNEHFVVHIPENISFQEAAPLLCAGITTYSPIMKFDLKKGDKVGVAGIGGLGHMAIKIAVSKGAEVYAFTTSPDKVDDILGFGAKEAVVVDDIGNLAPYRGKLDYMICTIPYQYDVASYVSVVKPFGYYTQVGMPEKFELTLSAIGLSISRVNFNVSLIGGMKETQEVVDYCAENNIHPQIQIISADQINQAWKDVVDKKARYRYVIDPATF; encoded by the coding sequence ATGTGTGATAAATGTAACGGTTTAACCAGAAGAGAATTTATACAGACAACAGCTGCATCTGGCGCAGCCTTAATGTTATCGGGGACTTCAGCTATGGCTTCTACAAAAGAATTACATAATGGAAATATTAAATCACGTGGCTACGCCGCTACAGACACTTCAGGTGTTCTAAAACCATGGTCATTTGAGAGAAGACCAGTAGGAGATAATGATGTTTTGATTGAAACCAAATATGCAAGCATCTGCCACTCTGACATCCATCAAATGAAAGGCCACTGGGGTCCACAGCAATACCCTCAGGTTCCCGGTCACGAGATTGCCGGAGTCGTTACAGCAGTAGGTAAAAACGTTACTAAATTTAAGATTGGTGACAGAGCCGGCGTTGGGTGCATGGTAAGTGGTAACCCTGAATGTGAAAGCTTTAAGCAAGGTGAAGAGCAATACTGTCCTGATACAACTTTTACCTATGGTTACCCTGAAGCCAGTTCGCCTACAGGTATTTCTCAAGGCGGTTACTCAACCAATATTGTTGTGAATGAGCACTTTGTCGTTCACATCCCAGAAAACATTAGCTTTCAGGAAGCTGCTCCTCTCTTATGCGCGGGTATCACCACCTATTCTCCAATCATGAAATTTGATCTAAAGAAAGGCGATAAAGTCGGTGTTGCAGGTATCGGAGGACTCGGACACATGGCAATTAAAATCGCGGTATCTAAGGGTGCAGAAGTATATGCATTCACTACTTCCCCCGATAAAGTTGACGATATCCTTGGGTTTGGAGCAAAAGAAGCTGTTGTTGTGGATGATATAGGCAACCTAGCGCCCTATAGAGGTAAGCTGGATTACATGATTTGTACCATCCCCTATCAATATGATGTCGCATCCTATGTGTCTGTTGTAAAGCCTTTTGGTTACTACACTCAAGTTGGTATGCCTGAAAAATTTGAATTAACACTAAGTGCTATCGGGCTTTCAATTAGCCGAGTCAACTTCAACGTTTCACTCATCGGTGGCATGAAAGAAACCCAAGAAGTGGTTGATTACTGTGCAGAGAACAATATTCACCCACAAATACAAATTATCTCTGCTGATCAGATCAACCAAGCATGGAAAGACGTGGTGGATAAAAAAGCTCGTTACCGCTATGTAATAGACCCTGCAACATTTTAA
- a CDS encoding AraC family transcriptional regulator, with translation MSTDQLTSSRQELIQYINSSFSGESFIQTSIKPLSFFFHENPTEMLSILYEPSLCVIVQGEKEVGVDDKLIRYSPNQYLLASIHTPAQVRITDASPEKPYMGFTITFSMEQIFEVLKDIETEEIQAVETRSGLYFGDLKPQLLDAVVRLVRTMDAVEDQKVLSPLFIKEILYFVMKEKGGDFIRQYIKDDHSTKRTVEAICLIKEHFSESLNVKELAEKVGMSESSLYSTFKKITSLSPLQFQKTLRLQEARQLLTIQKVPVNEAAFKVGYESPSQFSREYSRMYGKSPKADVKNEKTMV, from the coding sequence GTGAGTACAGATCAATTGACTAGTAGTCGTCAGGAATTGATTCAATATATCAATTCGTCCTTCAGCGGCGAAAGCTTTATCCAAACTTCAATTAAGCCTTTAAGCTTTTTTTTCCATGAAAATCCTACAGAAATGCTTTCTATTCTTTATGAACCTTCACTATGTGTGATAGTTCAAGGAGAGAAAGAGGTTGGTGTTGATGACAAGTTGATTCGTTATTCTCCGAATCAATATTTACTCGCGTCGATTCATACGCCCGCTCAGGTACGAATCACTGATGCTTCGCCGGAAAAACCCTATATGGGGTTTACGATTACCTTTTCGATGGAACAAATATTTGAAGTTCTAAAGGACATTGAGACAGAAGAAATACAAGCTGTAGAAACACGGAGTGGACTGTATTTTGGAGATTTAAAGCCTCAATTACTTGATGCTGTTGTTAGGCTTGTTAGAACAATGGATGCAGTAGAGGATCAGAAGGTATTGTCACCTCTGTTCATCAAAGAAATTTTGTACTTTGTGATGAAAGAAAAGGGAGGAGACTTTATTCGACAATATATTAAAGATGACCATTCCACAAAAAGGACTGTTGAAGCAATATGTCTGATAAAAGAGCATTTTTCAGAGAGTCTCAATGTGAAAGAGCTTGCTGAAAAAGTAGGTATGAGTGAATCTTCGCTATATTCAACATTTAAAAAAATCACGTCATTAAGCCCACTACAATTTCAAAAAACACTACGTTTGCAAGAAGCCAGACAACTTTTGACAATTCAAAAAGTTCCTGTGAACGAAGCTGCATTTAAAGTAGGGTATGAGAGCCCGTCGCAGTTCAGTCGTGAATATTCTCGAATGTATGGCAAATCACCTAAAGCTGATGTGAAAAATGAAAAAACAATGGTGTAG
- a CDS encoding HlyD family secretion protein: MNIRFSGLLKIVAVALVVILSFFAWNYFHNNSKSDGVMGSNGRIEAVEVDVSTKIAGRLEKVLVKEGDFVKAGQIVALMDTKTLEAELLQAKAQFRQAKDSVITAKNQLVLRQSEKATAVAVVSQRKTELNLAKKRTERVISLVKSGHTSEQSADDARAAVDSAEAALNAAHSQVAASEAAISVAVSQIDSAESSVKAAQAVIKRVQIEIDDASLKAPVSGRIQYIVARSGEVLGAGGRVLNLVDLTDVYMTFFLPTLYAGQVSMGTEVRIVLDAAPDYVIPAHISFIANVAQFTPKTVETEREREKLMFRVRARISPALLQKNIQRVKTGLPGEAYIKISPNVPWPDRLQKNLVE; the protein is encoded by the coding sequence GTGAATATTCGTTTCAGTGGTTTACTGAAGATCGTTGCGGTTGCACTTGTCGTTATACTGTCTTTTTTTGCTTGGAATTACTTTCATAACAATTCGAAATCTGATGGTGTGATGGGTAGCAACGGCCGTATTGAAGCAGTAGAAGTTGATGTCTCTACCAAGATTGCGGGAAGGTTAGAAAAGGTTCTTGTAAAGGAAGGCGATTTTGTTAAAGCAGGTCAAATTGTTGCTTTAATGGATACAAAAACACTGGAGGCCGAGCTTCTGCAAGCCAAAGCTCAATTTCGGCAGGCTAAAGACTCTGTTATAACAGCTAAGAATCAGCTAGTGCTGAGACAAAGTGAAAAAGCAACTGCAGTAGCTGTAGTATCTCAACGTAAGACAGAATTAAATTTAGCAAAAAAACGCACTGAGCGAGTGATTAGTCTGGTTAAATCGGGACACACTTCTGAGCAATCAGCTGATGACGCGCGCGCTGCTGTTGATAGTGCTGAAGCTGCTTTAAATGCAGCACATTCCCAGGTTGCCGCAAGTGAGGCAGCCATATCAGTTGCGGTATCTCAAATAGATAGTGCTGAATCTTCCGTGAAAGCAGCTCAAGCCGTAATCAAAAGGGTACAAATAGAAATTGATGATGCTTCTTTAAAAGCACCTGTAAGTGGAAGAATTCAATATATCGTAGCCCGTTCGGGTGAAGTTCTTGGAGCTGGCGGCAGAGTCCTAAATTTAGTTGATTTAACGGATGTCTATATGACATTTTTCTTGCCAACACTTTATGCTGGTCAAGTCTCAATGGGAACTGAAGTAAGAATTGTCCTTGATGCCGCGCCTGATTATGTCATACCAGCGCACATTTCTTTTATCGCTAATGTCGCACAATTCACCCCAAAAACAGTCGAAACAGAAAGAGAACGTGAAAAATTGATGTTCCGTGTGAGGGCGAGGATTTCTCCTGCGTTATTGCAAAAGAATATCCAAAGAGTCAAAACAGGGTTGCCTGGCGAAGCCTACATAAAGATTTCACCTAACGTCCCTTGGCCTGATCGCCTCCAAAAAAATCTAGTTGAGTAG
- the rbbA gene encoding ribosome-associated ATPase/putative transporter RbbA: MTKHSELVVKLTEVSLQYGQTLALNKVSIEAYAGKVMGLIGPDGVGKSSLLSLISGARVIQSGTINVLGGDMSDSKHRHRVCPDIAYMPQGLGKNLYETLSVFENIDFFGSLFGHAKGERERRINVLLTATGLLPFKDRLAGKLSGGMKQKLGLCCALIHDPDLLILDEPTTGVDPLSRRQFWELIDHIRVQRPTMCVLVATAYMEEAARFDSLVAMDDGVVLATGSPRELLDKTNSETLEEAFIRLLPSSKTLGYKPIEIHRRSLDGNNDIAIKAENLTMRFGDFVAVDRVSFSIHRGEIFGFLGSNGCGKTTTMKMLTGLLSASEGEAKLFGKIVDPDDIDTRRRVGYVTQSFSLYSELSVKQNLELHARLYGIAEASVETQVNEMVKKFGLEEQMNSLPNSLPLGERQRLSLASAMIHGPEMLILDEPTSGVDPLARDAFWRILIHLAQNEGVTIFISTHFMNEAERCDRISLMHAGKVLISDTPEAITQGKQSKTLEEAFIHHLEEAVGVKEAIPDDKTGDSFAHNQSETSGTSSLFNRSSFSLRRLFSYTRRETLELIRDPIRMSLAAFGSIILMLVLGYGLNMDVENLKFAVWDQDKSNASHDYVLNISGSRYFIEEPPLHSYAELDQRMKAGEISLALVIPSGFARDLARGDSVEIGAWVDGSMPQRAETVLGYVQGMHAYWIAEKLREAYGDSAVASQVNIETRFHYNPDIESLPAMVPAVIPILLMMIPAILSALSVVREKELGSIINLYVTPVTRLEFLLGKQLPYIALSTLSFILLVLLAVFLFQVPVSGSFLTLAVAAVLYVTASTALGLLMSTFVKSQVAALFGTAIVTMLPAVQFSGLIDPVASLEGAGRLIGEVYPTTHFVTISRGTFSKGLEFADLHMAFIPLIMVIPVLIGITAVLLKKQER, translated from the coding sequence ATGACCAAACATAGCGAGTTGGTTGTCAAACTTACGGAAGTGAGCTTGCAATATGGACAGACGTTAGCACTTAACAAGGTTTCTATTGAGGCTTATGCTGGCAAGGTTATGGGTTTGATTGGCCCGGATGGTGTTGGGAAGTCAAGCTTGCTATCACTCATTTCTGGTGCAAGGGTTATTCAGAGCGGTACAATTAATGTTCTAGGTGGTGATATGTCAGATAGCAAGCATCGCCATAGAGTATGCCCTGACATCGCTTACATGCCGCAAGGTTTAGGAAAAAATTTATACGAAACGCTTTCCGTTTTTGAAAACATAGATTTCTTTGGAAGCTTATTTGGTCACGCTAAAGGGGAGCGAGAAAGGCGTATTAACGTGCTTTTGACAGCGACAGGACTCCTTCCATTTAAAGACCGATTGGCCGGTAAACTGTCGGGAGGAATGAAGCAAAAACTTGGGCTATGTTGTGCACTTATTCATGACCCTGATCTGTTGATTTTAGATGAACCAACAACAGGGGTTGATCCACTATCCCGCCGCCAATTTTGGGAGCTAATTGATCACATTCGTGTACAGCGTCCAACGATGTGTGTTTTAGTCGCGACTGCTTATATGGAAGAAGCGGCAAGGTTTGACAGCTTAGTGGCAATGGATGATGGAGTGGTTTTAGCGACTGGCTCGCCAAGAGAACTATTGGATAAAACCAATAGTGAAACATTGGAAGAAGCGTTCATTCGGCTGTTACCTTCTTCCAAAACATTGGGTTATAAACCGATAGAAATACATCGCCGCAGCTTGGATGGTAATAACGATATTGCAATTAAGGCAGAAAATCTAACGATGCGCTTTGGTGACTTTGTTGCAGTGGATCGTGTTAGTTTTTCAATTCATCGCGGTGAAATATTTGGTTTTCTCGGTTCCAATGGTTGCGGGAAGACGACAACCATGAAAATGTTGACGGGCTTGTTATCTGCAAGTGAAGGTGAGGCTAAGCTGTTCGGCAAGATAGTCGATCCTGATGATATTGATACACGCCGTCGAGTGGGATACGTTACACAATCTTTCTCGTTGTACTCGGAGCTTAGCGTGAAGCAGAACCTTGAGCTTCATGCTCGGCTCTATGGCATTGCAGAAGCCTCGGTAGAAACACAAGTTAATGAGATGGTAAAAAAGTTCGGTTTGGAAGAACAGATGAATAGTTTGCCAAACTCGTTGCCATTGGGGGAGCGTCAGCGGCTTTCGTTGGCGTCAGCAATGATTCATGGTCCTGAAATGTTGATTTTGGATGAACCTACTTCTGGGGTTGATCCATTAGCGCGGGATGCGTTTTGGCGTATCTTAATTCATCTGGCGCAAAATGAAGGTGTGACCATCTTTATTTCCACGCACTTTATGAATGAAGCTGAACGATGTGATCGTATTTCGCTTATGCATGCCGGGAAAGTTTTGATTAGCGATACACCTGAGGCAATAACGCAAGGAAAGCAGTCAAAAACTCTAGAGGAAGCGTTCATACATCACCTTGAAGAGGCCGTAGGCGTTAAAGAAGCTATACCAGATGATAAGACTGGTGATTCATTTGCCCATAATCAAAGTGAAACGTCAGGTACGAGTTCTTTGTTTAATCGTTCATCATTTAGCTTGCGCCGATTATTTAGCTATACACGAAGAGAAACGCTGGAGTTAATTCGAGATCCCATTCGTATGTCTCTAGCAGCATTTGGCAGCATCATCCTAATGCTTGTACTAGGGTATGGTTTAAATATGGATGTTGAAAACCTGAAGTTTGCAGTGTGGGATCAAGATAAAAGTAATGCAAGCCATGATTATGTCTTGAATATTTCAGGGTCAAGGTATTTTATCGAAGAGCCTCCTCTCCATAGTTATGCTGAGCTAGATCAAAGGATGAAGGCCGGAGAAATTAGCCTAGCACTTGTTATTCCTAGTGGTTTTGCGAGAGATCTAGCCAGAGGAGATTCCGTAGAGATCGGTGCCTGGGTTGATGGAAGCATGCCGCAAAGGGCTGAGACGGTGCTTGGTTATGTACAAGGCATGCATGCATATTGGATAGCTGAAAAATTACGAGAAGCCTATGGTGATAGCGCTGTTGCTTCTCAAGTGAATATAGAAACACGGTTTCACTATAACCCAGATATAGAAAGCTTACCTGCAATGGTACCTGCGGTGATTCCCATCTTATTAATGATGATTCCTGCCATTTTGAGCGCTTTATCCGTTGTACGCGAGAAGGAGTTGGGGTCGATTATTAATCTCTATGTGACACCAGTCACAAGATTGGAGTTTCTATTAGGGAAGCAGCTGCCTTATATTGCATTATCAACTCTAAGTTTCATATTACTGGTGTTACTGGCTGTGTTTTTATTTCAAGTGCCGGTTTCAGGTAGCTTTTTGACATTGGCGGTTGCAGCGGTGCTTTATGTTACAGCATCGACAGCACTGGGATTACTTATGTCTACTTTTGTCAAAAGCCAAGTGGCCGCGCTTTTTGGTACGGCAATAGTCACAATGCTGCCTGCAGTTCAATTTTCGGGATTAATTGATCCTGTTGCATCATTAGAAGGTGCTGGTCGTTTGATTGGAGAGGTTTATCCAACAACGCACTTTGTTACCATTTCTCGAGGAACTTTTTCTAAGGGGCTTGAATTTGCAGATTTGCATATGGCCTTTATACCCTTAATCATGGTAATTCCTGTATTAATAGGAATTACAGCTGTTCTGTTAAAAAAGCAGGAGAGATGA
- a CDS encoding ABC transporter permease, with the protein MRKLRNIFNLGVKELRSLSRDPIMIFLIVFSFTFSVYTKATSMPESLNKVAIAVVDDDHSKLSKRIIDALYPPYFLPPVMITENQMDARMDAGVDTFSLHIPSGFERDVLAGRDVAIQLNVDATRMSQAFTGGGYIQSIVNSEITEYLQGYRAKTAMPVELTLRARFNPELNNGWFASVMEIINSITLLAIVLTGAALIREREHGTVEHLLVMPVTPFEIMISKVWSMGMVVLLSSFFSLTVVVQSLLGVPIEGSLVLFFSGVTLNVFAATSLGIFLGTIARSMPQFGLLMFMVLLPLQILSGAMTPFESMPKPVQLIMQLAPNTHFVSMAQAILYRGADFSIVWPQLLSLCVIGIVLFSLSLAWFRNSLGKMI; encoded by the coding sequence GTGAGAAAACTTCGTAATATTTTTAATTTGGGGGTTAAAGAGCTGCGCAGCCTGTCACGAGACCCGATTATGATATTTTTGATCGTTTTTTCCTTTACATTTTCAGTTTATACAAAAGCGACATCAATGCCGGAGAGTTTAAATAAGGTTGCTATAGCCGTTGTTGACGATGACCATTCCAAACTGTCCAAGAGAATTATAGATGCGCTGTACCCACCATATTTTCTGCCTCCCGTAATGATTACTGAAAATCAAATGGATGCGCGTATGGACGCGGGTGTTGATACATTTTCTTTACACATCCCAAGCGGGTTTGAGCGAGATGTGCTGGCTGGGAGAGACGTTGCTATTCAACTTAATGTTGATGCGACACGTATGAGCCAAGCTTTTACAGGTGGCGGCTATATTCAGTCAATTGTAAACTCCGAAATTACGGAGTACCTTCAAGGATATAGAGCAAAGACTGCTATGCCTGTGGAATTAACTTTAAGAGCAAGATTTAACCCGGAACTGAATAACGGATGGTTTGCTTCTGTAATGGAGATTATTAACAGCATTACTTTGCTTGCAATCGTGCTGACCGGAGCAGCATTGATCCGAGAAAGAGAGCATGGAACAGTTGAGCATTTATTGGTTATGCCCGTTACACCTTTTGAAATTATGATTAGTAAAGTATGGTCAATGGGAATGGTTGTTCTTTTATCTTCATTCTTTTCGTTAACTGTCGTAGTTCAGTCGCTGTTGGGTGTCCCAATTGAAGGTTCGTTAGTGTTATTTTTTAGTGGCGTAACACTCAATGTATTTGCGGCAACTTCGCTAGGAATTTTTTTGGGTACTATTGCAAGATCTATGCCTCAATTTGGCTTGCTGATGTTTATGGTTTTACTGCCGTTGCAAATCCTTTCGGGAGCTATGACGCCATTTGAAAGCATGCCTAAGCCTGTTCAGCTGATCATGCAGTTAGCGCCGAACACACACTTTGTTTCAATGGCTCAAGCAATCCTATATCGTGGCGCTGATTTTTCAATCGTTTGGCCTCAGTTGCTTTCACTCTGTGTGATTGGAATCGTGCTTTTTTCTTTATCACTGGCTTGGTTCAGAAATTCTTTGGGGAAAATGATCTGA
- a CDS encoding DUF3302 domain-containing protein, whose translation MLDYFALFMLFFVGITLFYGIIAIHDIPYEIAKRRNHPQQDAIHVAGWVSLFTLHLLWPFLWIWATLYREDRGWGFSQNDSSQGAKTEHLINLEKQVGELQTELNILKEQLHHERQVSQGGDQ comes from the coding sequence ATGCTGGATTACTTTGCGTTGTTTATGCTGTTTTTTGTTGGCATTACTTTGTTCTACGGCATCATTGCCATTCATGATATTCCCTACGAAATCGCAAAACGTCGTAATCATCCACAGCAAGATGCAATTCATGTAGCAGGTTGGGTGAGTTTGTTTACCTTACACCTTCTTTGGCCGTTTTTATGGATATGGGCAACCTTGTATCGTGAAGACAGGGGGTGGGGCTTTTCCCAAAATGATTCATCTCAAGGCGCTAAAACAGAGCACCTCATTAACTTGGAAAAACAAGTTGGTGAACTGCAAACTGAATTAAACATTTTGAAAGAGCAACTGCATCACGAGCGCCAGGTTTCGCAAGGAGGAGATCAATAA
- a CDS encoding HlyD family secretion protein: MDMLLVATYVAIAVAVFKIFKIPLNKWTVPTAFLGGVLLIGGLLTLMNYSHPYSSQAREYFYTTPISPSVKGRVVEVDAKANQFMKQGTPLFKLDSEPYEDKVKELEAKLIVAEKNQKRAQEMMRKGLGKQFSVDETTATVDSLTGALKKAQFDLEQTTVYAPTDGYVSQLFLKPGMYAVPMPLRPVMVFVNSDAHLLVAWFRQNSMMRLQPGFEAEVAFDGLPGEVFKGKVSHVLPVLAEGQLQANGYLLSDTNHRPGLIPVQIEITDPRFEKYQDKVLGGAYGQVAVYSDHFHHLSVIRKVLLRMSSWMNYVFPMH; the protein is encoded by the coding sequence ATGGATATGTTATTGGTTGCAACCTACGTGGCGATTGCAGTTGCGGTTTTTAAGATATTTAAAATCCCTCTTAATAAATGGACTGTTCCAACCGCCTTTTTGGGTGGCGTTCTCCTGATTGGCGGACTGTTGACGCTAATGAACTACAGCCATCCGTATTCATCTCAAGCAAGAGAGTATTTTTACACGACGCCAATTTCTCCTTCGGTTAAGGGGCGAGTTGTAGAAGTTGATGCTAAGGCAAACCAGTTCATGAAGCAGGGTACGCCTTTGTTTAAGCTTGATTCCGAGCCTTACGAAGACAAGGTAAAAGAACTTGAGGCTAAATTGATTGTTGCTGAGAAAAATCAAAAACGTGCACAAGAAATGATGCGAAAGGGGCTTGGAAAACAATTTTCGGTAGATGAAACAACCGCGACAGTGGACTCTTTGACAGGGGCATTGAAAAAAGCACAGTTTGATTTGGAACAAACAACGGTTTATGCACCGACTGATGGCTATGTTTCGCAGTTGTTTTTAAAGCCAGGTATGTACGCTGTTCCAATGCCGTTAAGACCTGTAATGGTGTTTGTAAACTCTGATGCGCATTTGTTGGTCGCCTGGTTTCGTCAAAACAGCATGATGCGGTTGCAACCAGGATTTGAAGCCGAGGTTGCTTTTGATGGGTTACCGGGAGAAGTTTTTAAAGGAAAAGTCTCCCATGTTTTACCCGTTTTAGCGGAAGGGCAGCTTCAAGCAAATGGTTATTTGCTTTCGGATACGAATCATCGTCCTGGACTTATACCTGTGCAAATAGAAATCACCGATCCTCGCTTTGAAAAATACCAAGATAAAGTGTTGGGTGGAGCTTATGGACAAGTAGCGGTCTATTCAGATCACTTTCACCACTTATCGGTTATTCGTAAAGTACTGTTGCGCATGAGCTCTTGGATGAATTATGTATTTCCTATGCATTAG